CCCTCGGTCCACACGTGGTTGGCGAGGGTGACCCGGACGGTTCCTGCTGCCTTGGCGTCGCTGCTGCCGCTGCCGCCACCGCAGGCAGTCAGCCCCAGCGACAGGGCCGCGGCAACGGCCGCATACTTCACAATTGAACGCCGCTTCATTACGACTCCTTTGGGTCTTAGGGCTGGCGAAAACGTCCAGCCGTCCGCAAATGCATCTTTACATCTGCTCTGGAAGAGAGCTTAGGTAAATAAAGCAGACTTAATCAACCCCTTGGAGGTTATCGGTATGATTTATTTATGAAACCTCCAAAGGCGGAGCCCTCTGCGGACCTGCACTCGGCGCTCGTGCAGAGCCTTGGCCTTGCAATCACAGACGGCACGCTCGCGGCACACACCATCCTGCGGCTCGACGAGCTGGAGTCGAAGCACAAGGTGTCCCGTTCAGTGGTCAGGGAAGCCACCCGTGTGCTCTGCTCCATGGGGATGCTCGAGTCCCGGAGGCGGCTCGGCACGGTGGTGCAGGCCGAGGACCACTGGAATCTCTTTGATCCCCAAGTGATCCGGTGGCGCCTGGCCTCCTCCGGCAGGCTCGAACAGCTGCGGGCACTGAACGAATTGCGGGGCGCCGTGGAGCCGCAGGCGGCCAGGCTCGCTGCCAGCCGTGTCACTCTCGATGCGGGAAGCGAGCTTGTCTCGCAGGCGGCGCGGCTGTGGGCCGCCGGCCAGCGCGGAGACCACGATGAGTTCCTGCGGTTGGACATCGAATTTCACGCCTCGATCCTCAAGGCCTCGGGTAACCCGATGTTTTCCCAGCTCCACAATCTGGTCAGGGAAGTCCTGACCGGGCGCACCGAGCATGGCCTGATGCCGCACCTTCCCCACCACGAAGCCCTGCAGCTGCATGTTGACGTTGCCAGCGCCATCCAGCGGGGCGAAGCGGCCGATGCCCATGCCGCCATGAGCAGGATCGTCGAACAGTCCACTGAGGAAATGGCTGACATTTGGTCAGAACACCAGGCTGGCGAGGCAAAGCGTCCGGGACCAGCCCCAGGGCCCGTCCGGTAGCGGACATTCCGGGACGCAGGCGCAGTAGCGCCCTCTCCGCGGTGACGGACAGCAATAGCAGGGAGGCCGACGCGCGGCTGTCTACTGCCGCCGTCGCACCCCCCTTTTCGGTGGTTCGGAATCGCCTAGCGGCCGCCCTCGAGCTTTCGGCCGCGCTGTTCCTGCGCCATTGGCCCATAGGGGTAAACGCCGACGCGCGGCTGGCTGGCCTCCGTCAGTTCCTGGATTTCCTCCTGCGTCAGCTTCAGATTCGCCGCCGCCAGGTTGTCCGCAAGCTGCTCCGTGGTCCGTGCTCCCAGTATCACGGACGTCACGGCCGGACGGTCCGCCAGCCAGGCCAGCGCCACCTGCGAAGGGCTCACGCCATGGCGCCCGGCGATTTCCTCCACTTCCTCGACGACCTCCCAGGTACGGGGATCGGCGTTCCGCGCCTTCCACGCCTCCATGCCGCGCTTGGGATTTTCGCCCAGACGGGTTGCTCCTACGGGCGGCTGGTCGCGCTTGTACTTGCCCGAGAGCCACCCCCCGCCCAGCGGTGACCACGGCAGCAGGCCTATCTTGGCATCCAGCGATGCCGGGACGATTTCCGATTCGATCTCCCGAACCAGCAGGCTGTACTGCGGCTGGAGGGTCACGGGCGCGCTCCAGCCGTGGGCTTTGGCGACGTGGACGGCTTTGGTCAGCTGCCAGCCCAGGAAGTTGGAGAAACCGTAGTAGGCGATCTTCCCGCTGCTCACGGCATTATGCAGGAACCGGAGCGTTTCCTCGAGCGGAGTGACGGGGTCCCACGCGTGCATCTGATAAAGGTCAACCTGCTCCACGCCCAGGCGGCGCAGCGAGTCATCCAGGGCGCGGGTCAGGTGCCGGCGCGAGGTCCCGACGTCGTTGGGAGCCTGGCCCATCGGGAAGCGGCCTTTGGTGGCGAGGACAGCCCGGTCCTTAACTTCCGGCCGTTTGGCCAGCCACCGGCCGATGATTTCCTCGGATGCCCCTGAGCTGTAGACATCGGCGGTGTCGATGAAGTTGCCGCCGGCGGCGAAGTAGTCATCCAGGATGGCGTGCGACGCCTCTTCGGTGGCCTCGGCCCCGAAAGTCATGGTGCCCAGTGCGTAGTTGGACACCACGGCCCCGCTGTTTCCCAGTGTGCGGTATTGCATACGTCTCCTCAGTCCTTCAGTCTTCGGTGGGCGTGGTGCGGTTGGAATGGTAATCCCGCCAGCTATGCTCCGGCGAGAACCCCAGGAGGCGCCGCGCCTTGTCGATGGAGAGCATGGTTTCATGCTCGCCGAGCTCCTTGGTCACGCGGACGTCCGGGAAGACCTCTGCGGCGAGGCCTGCACTGGACCGGCCCATCACCGTGTCCGCCGCGGCGATGATGAAGGCCTCGAACCCGGGCTTGCCGTTCTCCAGTGCACGCACCACTGCCTGCGCGCCGTCGCGGCCGTCGATGTAGCCCCAGAGGTTCCACTTCCGGAGCATCGCGTCAGCATCGAAGGACGGGAATTTCTCATAGTCTCCCGGATCCATGACATTGGAGAACCTCAGCCCGACGATGCTCAGCTCCGGGTCCCATCGCGTCAGCTGGATGGCCATCTGTTCTTCCAGGTGCTTCACCAGCGAGTACGTGCTTTCCGGCCGGGCCGGGTATTCCTCATCCACCGGGATGTAGGGAGGGTCGACGTCGAACGGCAGTCCCAGCACCGTCTCACTGGACGCGTACACAATTTTCCTGATCCCTGCCCTGCGGGCGGACTGGAAGATGTTGTAGGTGGACAGCATGTTGTTCTCGAACGTGGCGGCGTCGGGGATGATGCCGGGGGCGGGAATGGCGCCGAGGTGCACGATCGCGTCGAACCCGCTGTGCCGGTCATCCAGGCCGAGAATCACATCCAGCACCTGCCCGTAGTCGCGCAGGTCAACCACGGCCAGGGCGGCGCTCCGCTCCCCTGCACGGTCCAGGTTCAGCACCTCGTGGCCGTCCCCAGTAAGCCGGCGCAGCACGCTCCGGCCCAGCTTTCCGCTTCCGCCGGTAACTGCAATTCTCATCGGGACTCCTCAGGATTTGTTGGGCATGTGGCCGCTTCATTCCAGACTAGGGGCGCCGGACCGCGCCCGCAGCCTTTCTGGCAGGCCCTGTCAGTCCTAGGAACGGGCCTCCCCTGCGGCGTCCCGGGGCGGGGCATTGATTTCCCTGGGCGGGGCAGTGGATTCCCGGATGACCAGCCGGGTGGCCAGCTCCACCCGGCGCGAGTCCAGAACATCGCCACGCGCCTGCCGCAAGACAAAACGCAGGGCGGCACGCCCCATCTCCTGCAGCGGCTGCGACACCGAGGTCAGCGGAGGTACCGATTCCTCGGCCTGATAGGTTCCGTCGAAGCCCACCAGGCTCGTCCTCCGGTATGCGGAGGCCCTGCCGCCGTGCCTCGGCGAGGACACCCAGCGCCATGCTGTCACTCGCCGCGAAGATTGCGGTAGGCCGGCTCTCCAGCTTGAGCAGCGCCTTCATGCCGCGAACTCCGTGCTCTGGCCGGAAGATGCCAGGAATGATGTACTGCTTCCTCGACCGTCACCCCTTGCGCCATCAGCGCCGCCATATAGCCGTGCAGCCGCGCCTGGCTGCATTCAGCCGTTTCCGGCCCGCCCAGGTAGGCAATCCGGCGATGCCCCAGCTCAAGGAGGTGGGCGGTGGCAGCCTTGCCGCCGGCCCAGTTGCTGGCCCCGACGCTGACGACGTCCCCCCGGCGGCGGGTTGAGGGGATCGATCGCCACAACGGGAATGCGGCGCCGGTGCAAGGCGTCCATCTGGCGGCCCCAAAGGCGGAGGTCACCACGATCATGCCGCTGCGCCCTTCATCGAGCATCCGCTGCGCCCGCCTGGCGGACGTCCCCCACCCGACCCGGCGTCGGTGTGGCGCGCATGAATCGCCCGGATCCCCTGGACGAATTAGGTCCCGTTCATCATGCACGAGTTAGTTTGCTTTGGATACCAAATGGCTGGCTTGTGGTGTCACCGTCAGAATTGCGTGCTTCATTGTGTGCTCACAGAGCCCGCTGGTGCCAGCATTAAAATTCCAATCGCCGGGGATCGTTGACGCCGAGGGAGTTCCCAAAATGCGTCCTGTCGGGCTGACGGTCAGGGGCGGATAATTGGACACACGGGAGCCGTAACGGACAACGGAGGACACCATGCGGGTGGGATCTATCATCGGAACACTCTTGATCATCTGGCTGATCATCGGAGCCGTTGCTGCAGCACAGCGGGGTTACTTCGGCGGCGTTCCGGACTCCTGTGCCCAAGCCGGCACGGTGGCCGTGACAATAGTCGCCGGCCCGTTGAACTACACGGGACTCAACCCGAAGGTAGCCTGCGATATCCCTCAGCCGTCCCAGTAGACCGGCACCAGGGCGCTGGCCTGGCCGGCCCTTGGCTAGGCGTTGGCCAGTGCGGGCTCCGTCGGTTCCTGATGCCGGTGCCCCTTGGGCTTGCCGAACCTCAGGTACAGCGACGGAACCACGAACAGATTGAGCAGCGTCGAGGTCACCAGCCCGCCCAGGATCACCAGCGCCATGGGATGCTCGATCTCGTGGCCCGGAATGTTTCCCAGGACCACCAGCGGAACGAGCGCAAGCCCGGTGGCCAGTGTGGTCATCAGGATCGGCGAGAGCCGTTCCCCGGCGCCGCGCAGCACCAGCTCACGGCCGAACTTCATGCCCTCGTATTTCTCCAGGTGCTGGCAGTGGTTGATGAGCAGGATGCCGTTCCTTGCGGCGATGCCCATGACGGTCAGGAAGCCCACAATGGAGCCCAGCGACAGCACGCCTCCGCCGAGGAAGGCGGCGAACACACCGCCCACAAGGGCGATTGGCAGAGTGAGTATGACCAGTGTGGCCAGCCGCCAGCTTCCGAACGCGACCTGCAGGAGAAGGTAGATCACAGCCAGGGCCGCCAGGGCCAGGGTCAGGAGCACCCGGGTGGCCTCTTGCCGCTCCTCGAACTCGCCCTTGATTTCCGTATGGAAGCCCGGTGGAAGTTCCACCTGGGCGAGGCCCTGTTCCATCGCGGCGACCACAGTGCCCAGTGCCCCGTCCTTCACGTTGGCCTCGATGTCGATGCGCCGGGAGTGTTTATCACGCTCGATCACGTTCGGCGTGGGCTTCATCGTGATGTCCGCAACGTCGGCGAGGCGGATTTTTTGCCCGCTGGGGGTATCGATCGGCAGGTTCCGGATGCTGGTGATGTCGGAGCGGATACTCACGGGGCTCCATACGCGGACGTCGTAGGTCTTTCCGCCACGGTAGAGGTCACCCACTTCTTCACTGGCTACCAGCGTTGCCGCCGCCCGCCGGACGTCACCAGGTTTCAGCCCGTATTTCTGGGCGGTGGTCAGGTCTACCTCGACGTTGATCTGCGGCACGTCCACCTGCAGCGCCGTGTGCACGTCCACGGCGCCCTCGGTTCTGTCGAATATCCCTTGGATTTCCGCGGCTTTCTTGCGGAGGAGCGTCAGGTCGTCCCCGTAGAGGCGTACTACGACGGCGTTGCTGGCGCCGGTGAGAACCTCGCGGATCCTCTCCTTCAAGTAGGTCTGAACATCGCGGTGGATGCCGGGGTAGCCTTCCACCACTTCCTTGACGCTGGCGAGCGTTGCGTTATAGTCCGCGGCGGGGTCGATGCTGATCCAGTTTTCCCCAAAGTTGACGCCCACCACCTCATCGGCCGCGAAGGCCTGGCCGATGTGGGAGCCGCAGTTGCGCACCCCCTTGATGGTCAGGAGTTCTGCGCAGGCCTTCTGGCTGACCCGGTATTCCTCCTCCACGGATGTGCCGGGCTGTGTCACCCAGTGCATCAGGAAATCCCGTTCCTTGAAGTCAGGCAAAAGGGACTGCCCGAGCAAAGGCGCTGTGAGGGCACCGACCGCCGCCATGGCGCCGAAGACCAGGTATCCCGCTCGCGGACGCCGGACGATTTTGCCCAGGATCCAGCGGTAGCCGCGTTTGAGCACCCGCACAAGGGGCGGCTCCTGTTCCTTGAGCGGCACGTTGCGCATGAAGATCAGCGCCAGCGCCGGCGTAACCGTCAGGGCCACGAGCATGGATGCCAGCACCGCCAGTGTGTAGGAAACGGCCAGCGGTCTGAAGAAGGCACCCGTGAGTCCTTGGAGGAAGAAGATCGGTACCGCGGCGGCGATGATGATCAAAGTGGCGTAGATGATCGGTCCGCGGACCTCCAGCGAGGCCTCCAGCACCACGGAGGACGTGGACCGGGTTCCGCCCCCGGCCCGGTGCTGCCTCAACCTGCGGATGATGTTTTCGACGTCGATGATGGCGTCATCGACCACGACGCCGACGGCTATCACGAGTCCGGCCAGGACCATGGTGTTGACCGAGCTGCCGGTGAGATAGAGGACAGACGCCGCAGTCACGAGCGACAACGGGATGGCGATCAGGCTGATGAGGGCTGTCCGCCATTGGAAGAGGAAAGCTCCCAGCACCAGGACCACAAGGATGCAGCCGAGAAGGAGGGCGCGGCTGAGGTTGTCCAGGGACTCCTCAATGAAGCTGGCCGGCCGGAAAATCTCGGTATCGACCGTGATTCCGCTGAGTCCCGGCTGCATCTGCTGCAGCGCCTCCTCCACGCCCCTGGTGACCTCCAGTGTGTTGCCCCAGGGGAGCTTTTCTACGATGAGCATCAGACCCTCGCCCTGATTGATCACGGCGTCGCCGATGAGGGGCTGGTGGTCTTCCACCACGCTGGCAACATCGCCCAGGCGCAGCGGCGTGCCGTTCCGCTCCTCGATGGTGATCTCGGCGAGGTCTTTGGCCGTCGTGATGGGCAGCACGTGCCGGACCCCGAGCCGCTGGTTCGGTGTCCCGATGAAGCCGCCGGTGCCTACGACCGCACCCGGCGAGTATTTGAGCAGACCTGCGTCCAGCGCATCGGCGGTGACTTCCATAACCTGGTTCAGCGTGACGCCCTTGGCCTGCATCTTGTCCGGGATGACCTGCACCTGGAGCATTTCCTTTCGCTGACCCCAGATGGCCACATTCGCCACGCCCGGCACCCTCAGCAGGTGCGCGCGGATCTTCCAGTAGCTGATCATGGACATCTCAATCAGCGAGCGTTCATCCGATGTCAGGCCGATTTTCATGACCCGGCTGGTGGACGAGAGCGGCTGCAGCATCACCGGCGGTGCAGCCCAGGTGGGCAGCGTGGGTGTGACAGTCGCTATCCGTTCAGAGACGAGCTGGCGAGCCCTGATCAGGTCCGTGCCCGGCTCAAAAATGAGCACGATCGATGACAGCTGGGGCACTGACTTGGACCGCAGGTCCTCCAAGCGTTCGACGCCGTTCAGGGCATCTTCGAGCGGAACGGTCACCAACTGCTCCACTTCCGAAGCGGTCAGGCCAATGCAGATCGTCTGGATTTCGACCTTGGGCGGCGCAAATTCGGGAAAGACGTCCACGGAGGCTGTGCTGAGCTGGACGCCCCCGAACGCCATCATTCCTACGGCGATGGCCACCACCAGGGCCCGGAATTTCAGGCTGAACCCGACAATGCGGCGCATGTCAGTGCGCCGTGTTGAATTCGGCGCCGAACAGTTCCGCGGCGCCTACGGTGACAACGTCAGTTCCGGCTGCCGGGCCGGACCGGAGCCGGGCCACGTCGCCCGTAATCCGGTCCACCGTGACGGCTGCCCGGATGTACACGCGAGGTTCGGGATTGGTGTAGACCCAGGTCCCGCCGGAGGCATCATAGATCAATGCCCCGTAGGGGATCTGAAGGTCGCTGCCCGAGCCCTTCGTAACCTTCGCCGTCACCATGCCGAGCCGCTCCACGGCCTTGTCCGTCAGCGTCAGCCGGCTCCGGTCCGGGCCTGCCTGCACCTTGGTGGCCGCGGCCACCCCCTTCGTTGAGGCCCCAGACTTCACTTCGGCGCATCCTGCAAGTCCCACCGACACCATTGGCCAGGCCAGGACGAGATATAGACCCCAGACCAAGCCCCTAACGCCACCATTGCTTTTCATGACAATTCCGACCTCTCTTGCAGAACCGGTCCGTTGTTTATCACCAATGAGCTCCCCCAGTCCGTGTTGGCGGCCGGACCAAAGCGAAGGAACAGGATCGGCAGGATATAGAGGCTGAGGAGGGCCGAGGTGATGAGGCCACCCCAAACGATCAGTGCCAGCGGAAGCAGGATTCCCGCACCAACGGGCCCGCCCAGCAGTACCAGCGGCAAAAGCGCCAGGCCAGTAATGACTGCCGTCAATATTGTCGGCTGGAGTCGTTCGAACGCCGCCCGCTTCATGTGAAGCGCCGGCGGCGCCGACGGCGCCTGGGTTTGCAAGGACTGGTAGGTGCCCATCAGCATGACCACATCCCGGATTGCAAAGGCAAGAACGGCGGCCAGCGCCACCAGCATATACACCGAGCCGAAGCCACCCGCCAGGTCAGCCGCGATGACACCGCCGGACAAGGCGACCGGCAGCAGCACGAAGACCAGCGCTGCGAGCCGCCAGCTGCCAAGGACCGTCAGCAGCAAAATCAGGATGCCGACCGCCGCTGCCGCCGCCAGCCACCAGGTGAGTGCGCCGGCGGCCTGCTGTTCACCGTATTGCGGCGGAATCTCGGCGTGGTATTCCACCGGGAATTGCAGTCCTCTGATGGCGGCCTGGACCTCCTCGGTAACGTCGCCAAGGTTCCGGCCTTGAATATCGGCTACTACGTCCACCCGCCTTGACGTGTCGTCGTGGTGGATAACCGTCTGGTTCGGGCGGAGGGTGACCTTTGCAACGTCGCCCAGCCGAACATGCCCGCCTGCAGGCTTGTTGACCACCATGTCAGTGACGCTGGTCAGGCTGTTGCGCGTGGGCTGCGTACCCTTAACGATGACCTGGAACACTTTCTGGTTCTCGAACAGGTAGCCGACTTCAATGCCTTGGAGGACGGTGGCCGCCGCCCGTCTGACGTCGCCGGGCTTGATGCCTTCCTTTTTAGCGGCCGCCAGGTCCACCTCGATCTCGGCAACGGGCTGATCAACCGTGACATCCACGCGCGGGTCCACGATGCCGTCCGTGCCTGCCAGGATCTGGCGGATTTCGTCGGCCTTCTGGCGGAGAATCTCCAAGTCATCCCCGTAAACGCGCACCTTGAACTGGCGTTCGTCGGCCTGGCTGGCTGCGGAAACCTGCTGCTCCGGGTACGTGGTGACCTCGGCGGACAGGCCTGGATAGCCGTCCACAATCCCTCTGACGTCGGACCGGACCCTGGTGAAATTCGCACCTTCATCCATGGTCACCCAGAGCTCACCTGAACTAACATTCGATGAATTGTCCGACGTGATGGCCCTTCCTACATGGCCACCCACTGCGGAGACGCCTCGAACTGACCTCAGCTCTTCACTGGCGTTGGACATCACCCTGTTCATGACATCGGCGCCTGTGCCTGCGGCCGCTTCCCACTGAACGAGGATGGTGCGGCCAGGGACGGAAGCGACAATCGGCAGCTCCCTTGTGATCCCGGGAACGATCGCAATGACGGCGATGGCCATCACCGCCGCCGTTATCGCGACGACGGGAGCAAGGCCGTCGGTGAAGGACCGCGTGGACCGGCGATATCCGAGCTTCACCTTGCGGACAAACGGCAGGCTTCGCTTCTGCCTCTGGTGGCCGCGCAACAGCAGGCTAGCCAAGGCGGGCGTGACCGTCAGGGCGACGAGCATCGCAACCGCCGTGGCCAGCAGATAGGCCAGAACCAGGGGCTTCAGGAACGCCCCCTCGACCCCGGGAACGAACAGTGCCGGCGCCAGCGCCAGCAACGCGGCCAGGGCGGCGAAGAGGACGGGAACACGCGAACGCTGCAGCCCGTGAGCGAGCACGCCTTCCCGCGCCGCCTTGTCATTCGCAGCTTCCATTCGGAAGCTGTGGAGATCCGTAATAACATCCCCGATGACAACCAACAGGGCCAGGATCAGGCCGGCAAAAGCCATTGTATTGAGCACCGCACCCTGGACCTGCAGCACCAGTGCTGCAGCCATGGAGGCCACGGAGGTAGCAACAAACCCCAGAAGGGCATAGCGCCAGGACCTGAAGGCCAGTCCGATCGCGGCGGTCACCACCAGCAGGCTCACCAGCAGCGCCACGCCGAGATGGCTGACCGCGGCGTCAACGAAGGACGACGGGCGGAAAACTGTTGTGTCCACGGTGATACCCGTAAGACCCGGCTGAAGATCCTGAATGGTCTCTTCAATGTGCCGGGTGACTTCCATAACGCTCGTGTCCGGGAACTTTTCGATCACCAGCAACAGGCCGGGCGTCTTCCCCGTGACGGCATCGCCGATCAGGGGCTGGTGGTCCTCGATCAGAGTCGCGACATCGGCCAGAACAAGCGACGTATCTGCCGCGCCCTCGATGCTGACTTTGCCGAGGTCTGCGGGAGTCCGGATCGGAAGGACGTGCTGGATACCGATCCGCTGATTCGCCGACTCCAGGAATCCACCGGTGCCCGGCGTAGAGGCTTTCAGGAAGCTGAGCGGCGATACCCACACTGCATTGCCGGCCGTCTCAATCACCTGGTTGAGCGTCACGTTCTTTGCACGGAGATTTGCCGGATCCACTTGGACCTGCAGCTGCTGTTCGCGCTGACCGAAGATGGAGACGTTGGCTACCCCTGGAACCCCCATGAGCGCCGGTTTGATGTTCCAGCGGGCCAACACGGACATGTCCATTGGCGAGACCTTGTCCGAAGTGAGCTGGACCATCATGACGCGGCTCGTCGAGGACAGCGGCTGCATCAGCACCGGAGGAGCCGAGACATTCGGCAGGGCGGATGCCTGCGTCAGACGCTCCGCCACAAGCTGCCGTGCCCGGAAGATATCCGTGCCGGGTTCAAACACCATCTCAATCGATGACAGGCCCGGAACCGACGTGGAACGTATCTCATCCAGCCATGCAACCCCGTTGAGCAGGTTAGCCTCCATGGGCGAGGTGATGAGTTGTTCGACTTCCACGGCGGACAGCCCCAGTGCTTCTGTTTGAATTTCCACATGTGGCGGAGCAAATTCGGGAAGATTATCCACTGGCATCGACGGCAGGCTCGTTAGCCCGATCCCCAAAATGCCGGCCGCAGCGGCCAAAACGATTAAACGGAATTTAAGACTCCAGCGGACAAGCCAACCGGTCATATCCTCAGCCCCTGTCGCCATCGGCTCCGGCGGCGATGCCCTTGCCGATTACAGCTGCGCCTTATTCAGGAACGTCCGCATCGGCGTCGCTGCGAACGAATGCCGGGTCGCCTCCCTCACCCCTGCGCGTCCGCCGATTCCGCGGCGGACGCCGCTCAAAATGGCGACCGAGGCGGATCGGTGTCCAAGCCAGGAGTCGCTGACTCATGCTTACAGCCGGACCTTGGAAAAACCTTGGCGGTCCGAGGCATCCCTGCCCCTAAAGGTTCCCCAGATATCGGACTACCCACTTGCACGTCTACCTATAGTTGATATCGGAACCACAGAACGCCCGCGCCCACCTCTTCGAAATGGACTGCTGACATGGCTTACATCACCGTTGGAACCAAGAACACCACAGACATCGAGCTCTACTACGAAGACCATGGATCGGGCCAGGCCGTCGTCCTGATCCACGGCTACCCGCTGGACGGATCCTCCTGGGAGAAGCAGACCACGGCACTGCTTGCCGCCGGCTACCGGGTCATCACCTATGACCGCCGCGGCTTCGGGCAATCCAGCAAGACCACCGAAGGCTACGACTACGACACCTTCGCCGGAGACCTCAACACTCTCCTGAACACCCTCGATCTGAACGACGCCGTGCTGGTGGGATTCTCCATGGGCACCGGCGAGGTGGGGCGGTACCTTGGCACCTACGGCTCAGCCCGCGTTGCTAAGGCTGTGTTCATAGGCTCGCTGGAGCCCTACCTGCTGCAGGCCGAGGACAACCCAGGCGGCGTTCCACAGTCCGTATTCGACGGCCTCACCGAAGCCGTCACCGCTGACCGCTACGCGTTCTTCACCGAGTTCTTCAAGAACTTCTACAACAGCGAAACCTTCCTGGGCACACCGCGCCTGAGCCAGGAGGCCGTCAACGCCAGCTGGCATCTGGCCGCCGGAGCGGGTGCCACAGCCTCAGTGGCAGCTCAGCAAACCTGGCTGACGGATTTCCGCGCGGACATCCCCAAGATCGACGTCCCGTCGCTCATTTTGCACGGAACCGCTGACAACATCCTTCCGATTGACTCCACCGGGCGGCTTTTCGCCAAGGCGCTGCCCAGCGCCGAATATGTGGAGATCGACGGCGCCCCGCACGGCATGCTCTGGACGCACGCCGCCGAGGTCAACGACGCCCTGCTCGGCTTCCTCGGCAGGTAACATTCCGGCCGGCGACGCCCGTTCGGTGCGAGACGCCGATCCCGTGGATCAGACCGTCCGCCTCGGCTCCGGAAGAAACCGGACTATTTGGTCTTGCCCGGCAAAGCGTGCCTGAAGACCAGCGCCCAGGAGGAGCCAACCTGCTTGAGCAAGGGGCCGGTGGTGTAGGCGAGGCCGTAGCGCTGGCAGATCTCCCGAACCTTGGGTGCCACCTCGGCATAACGGTTGGACGGAAGGTCCGGGAAGAGGTGGTGCTCGATCTGGTGGGACAGGTTTCCGGTCATCAGGTGCATGAACTTGGATCCGGAGATGTTGGCCGAGCCGATCATCTGCCGGACGTACCAGTCCCCGCGGGTCTCCCCTTCCACCATGTCCTCGGTAAAGGTTTCGGCACCGTCGGGGAAGTGGCCGCAGAAGATCACTGCGTGCGCCCAGACGTTGCGCA
This genomic interval from Micrococcaceae bacterium Sec5.7 contains the following:
- a CDS encoding FCD domain-containing protein encodes the protein MKPPKAEPSADLHSALVQSLGLAITDGTLAAHTILRLDELESKHKVSRSVVREATRVLCSMGMLESRRRLGTVVQAEDHWNLFDPQVIRWRLASSGRLEQLRALNELRGAVEPQAARLAASRVTLDAGSELVSQAARLWAAGQRGDHDEFLRLDIEFHASILKASGNPMFSQLHNLVREVLTGRTEHGLMPHLPHHEALQLHVDVASAIQRGEAADAHAAMSRIVEQSTEEMADIWSEHQAGEAKRPGPAPGPVR
- a CDS encoding aldo/keto reductase, which encodes MQYRTLGNSGAVVSNYALGTMTFGAEATEEASHAILDDYFAAGGNFIDTADVYSSGASEEIIGRWLAKRPEVKDRAVLATKGRFPMGQAPNDVGTSRRHLTRALDDSLRRLGVEQVDLYQMHAWDPVTPLEETLRFLHNAVSSGKIAYYGFSNFLGWQLTKAVHVAKAHGWSAPVTLQPQYSLLVREIESEIVPASLDAKIGLLPWSPLGGGWLSGKYKRDQPPVGATRLGENPKRGMEAWKARNADPRTWEVVEEVEEIAGRHGVSPSQVALAWLADRPAVTSVILGARTTEQLADNLAAANLKLTQEEIQELTEASQPRVGVYPYGPMAQEQRGRKLEGGR
- a CDS encoding NAD(P)-dependent oxidoreductase, translated to MRIAVTGGSGKLGRSVLRRLTGDGHEVLNLDRAGERSAALAVVDLRDYGQVLDVILGLDDRHSGFDAIVHLGAIPAPGIIPDAATFENNMLSTYNIFQSARRAGIRKIVYASSETVLGLPFDVDPPYIPVDEEYPARPESTYSLVKHLEEQMAIQLTRWDPELSIVGLRFSNVMDPGDYEKFPSFDADAMLRKWNLWGYIDGRDGAQAVVRALENGKPGFEAFIIAAADTVMGRSSAGLAAEVFPDVRVTKELGEHETMLSIDKARRLLGFSPEHSWRDYHSNRTTPTED
- a CDS encoding substrate-binding domain-containing protein — encoded protein: MSSPRHGGRASAYRRTSLVGFDGTYQAEESVPPLTSVSQPLQEMGRAALRFVLRQARGDVLDSRRVELATRLVIRESTAPPREINAPPRDAAGEARS
- a CDS encoding substrate-binding domain-containing protein, whose amino-acid sequence is MLDEGRSGMIVVTSAFGAARWTPCTGAAFPLWRSIPSTRRRGDVVSVGASNWAGGKAATAHLLELGHRRIAYLGGPETAECSQARLHGYMAALMAQGVTVEEAVHHSWHLPARARSSRHEGAAQAGEPAYRNLRGE
- a CDS encoding efflux RND transporter permease subunit: MRRIVGFSLKFRALVVAIAVGMMAFGGVQLSTASVDVFPEFAPPKVEIQTICIGLTASEVEQLVTVPLEDALNGVERLEDLRSKSVPQLSSIVLIFEPGTDLIRARQLVSERIATVTPTLPTWAAPPVMLQPLSSTSRVMKIGLTSDERSLIEMSMISYWKIRAHLLRVPGVANVAIWGQRKEMLQVQVIPDKMQAKGVTLNQVMEVTADALDAGLLKYSPGAVVGTGGFIGTPNQRLGVRHVLPITTAKDLAEITIEERNGTPLRLGDVASVVEDHQPLIGDAVINQGEGLMLIVEKLPWGNTLEVTRGVEEALQQMQPGLSGITVDTEIFRPASFIEESLDNLSRALLLGCILVVLVLGAFLFQWRTALISLIAIPLSLVTAASVLYLTGSSVNTMVLAGLVIAVGVVVDDAIIDVENIIRRLRQHRAGGGTRSTSSVVLEASLEVRGPIIYATLIIIAAAVPIFFLQGLTGAFFRPLAVSYTLAVLASMLVALTVTPALALIFMRNVPLKEQEPPLVRVLKRGYRWILGKIVRRPRAGYLVFGAMAAVGALTAPLLGQSLLPDFKERDFLMHWVTQPGTSVEEEYRVSQKACAELLTIKGVRNCGSHIGQAFAADEVVGVNFGENWISIDPAADYNATLASVKEVVEGYPGIHRDVQTYLKERIREVLTGASNAVVVRLYGDDLTLLRKKAAEIQGIFDRTEGAVDVHTALQVDVPQINVEVDLTTAQKYGLKPGDVRRAAATLVASEEVGDLYRGGKTYDVRVWSPVSIRSDITSIRNLPIDTPSGQKIRLADVADITMKPTPNVIERDKHSRRIDIEANVKDGALGTVVAAMEQGLAQVELPPGFHTEIKGEFEERQEATRVLLTLALAALAVIYLLLQVAFGSWRLATLVILTLPIALVGGVFAAFLGGGVLSLGSIVGFLTVMGIAARNGILLINHCQHLEKYEGMKFGRELVLRGAGERLSPILMTTLATGLALVPLVVLGNIPGHEIEHPMALVILGGLVTSTLLNLFVVPSLYLRFGKPKGHRHQEPTEPALANA